The following proteins come from a genomic window of Coffea arabica cultivar ET-39 chromosome 11c, Coffea Arabica ET-39 HiFi, whole genome shotgun sequence:
- the LOC113716142 gene encoding protein ACCELERATED CELL DEATH 6-like, which yields MDPELRKLAQKGMNPDLYAAAQLGNWAVIGRFSGKFLAQRTPKRNTVLHVLAQSRDSANVVQSILARNCCLLMAKNARGETALHLAARKGHSGVVRALIDYSKQNKRCWFCACFVDRCKRMLRMTNVDGNTALHEAVKNNFYEVAKLLVQQDPEFRYRPNHAMETPLYLAVEKGYRDFAVLILTTSKSPAYLGPGHKTALHAAAIWNLPELVELILEKLPNLIKKVDKFGWTALHYAAKLNHPAKLNHEDVVKLLLSAKRSTAYVAARNDDSRTALHIAVIHGHVAVVQELLSHCPDCWEKYTHRRQNILHLAVKYEQREMLEFVLKKSWASELINQRDNTGNTPLHLYVATKNLDGSSLVKHPSVDVNSFDNSNSTPLDRILRADELSQRQILIKDELEQAGGTRGYRNVATVKKNLRVSNPDEVKRVEKLAANYSIVATLIATVTFAAGFTVPGGNYSDGPHKGMAVLSKKAAFITFVISDSLAMFASIGAVLGLTVLFQTKNYRLKLAIVRINRKRIFGAVMLMMIAFLAGLCAVLPNLAVMIVPYVLAAWLGGLICFTFSRKFEGRECNYTTRFNHSEAEYGIFYPLRLYTRWYQDLTEAED from the exons ATGGATCCTGAATTGCGTAAACTTGCACAAAAAGGGATGAATCCTGATTTGTACGCAGCTGCACAGTTAGGTAATTGGGCTGTAATTGGAAGATTTTCGGGCAAGTTCCTGGCTCAGAGGACTCCAAAAAGAAACACTGTCCTTCACGTATTAGCCCAGTCCCGCGACTCTGCAAATGTAGTCCAAAGCATCCTAGCGCGAAATTGCTGTTTGCTAATGGCAAAGAATGCTCGTGGTGAGACTGCACTTCATCTGGCCGCAAGAAAGGGGCATTCTGGCGTTGTTCGAGCACTTATTGATTATAGTAAACAGAACAAAAGATGTTGGTTTTGTGCCTGTTTTGTCGACAGATGCAAGAGGATGCTGAGGATGACTAATGTGGATGGAAACACAGCTTTACACGAGGCAGTTAAGAACAACTTCTATGAGGTTGCTAAGTTGTTGGTTCAACAAGATCCTGAGTTCAGATATCGGCCCAATCATGCTATGGAGACTCCTCTATATCTCGCAGTTGAGAAGGGATATCGGGATTTTGCGGTTCTGATTTTGACGACTTCCAAGTCACCAGCTTATCTTGGCCCCGGTCACAAAACCGCCCTTCATGCAGCAGCAATATGGAATTTGCCAG AACTCGTGGAGCTGATTTTGGAAAAGCTGCCTAATCTTATCAAAAAGGTGGATAAATTTGGATGGACTGCACTTCACTATGCTGCTAAACTCAATCATCCGGCTAAACTCAATCATGAAGATGTGGTAAAGCTATTATTATCTGCTAAGAGGTCTACGGCTTATGTTGCTGCCCGCAATGACGACTCCAGGACTGCTCTACATATAGCGGTCATTCATGGACATGTTGCTGTGGTGCAAGAGCTGTTATCCCATTGCCCAGATTGTTGGGAGAAATATACTCACAGACGTCAGAATATCCTTCACCTTGCAGTAAAATATGAACAAAGAGAAATGCTCGAATTCGTCCTGAAAAAATCTTGGGCTtctgaacttatcaatcaaaggGATAATACAGGAAATACTCCTCTCCACCTCTACGTTGCTACCAAAAACTTAGATGGGAGTAGCCTTGTAAAACACCCTTCTGTCGATGTCAATTCTTTTGACAATTCGAACTCCACGCCTTTAGACAGAATATTACGGGCAGATGAACTTTCACAAAGACAG ATTTTAATCAAGGATGAGTTGGAGCAAGCGGGTGGCACTCGAGGGTATCGAAATGTTGCTACCGTAAAGAAGAACTTACGAGTATCTAATCCTGATGAAGTAAAAAGAGTGGAAAAATTGGCAGCGAATTATTCGATTGTGGCTACACTGATCGCAACTGTCACTTTTGCAGCTGGTTTTACAGTTCCAGGTGGGAACTACAGTGACGGTCCGCACAAAGGCATGGCAGTTCTAAGCAAGAAAGCAGCTTTTATTACATTTGTTATTTCAGATTCCTTGGCAATGTTCGCCTCCATAGGTGCAGTGCTTGGACTTACCGTGCTCTTTCAGACAAAAAATTACCGGCTTAAGTTGGCCATTGTCCGGATAAATCGGAAGCGAATTTTTGGGGCTGTGATGTTAATGATGATAGCATTTCTCGCTGGCTTGTGCGCAGTGCTACCAAATTTGGCTGTCATGATCGTGCCGTATGTCCTCGCTGCTTGGCTTGGCGGTCTCATATGCTTCACCTTTTCCCGAAAATTCGAGGGCAGGGAATGTAACTATACAACTAGATTTAATCATAGCGAAGCTGAGTATGGAATATTTTACCCTCTACGTCTATACACGAGATGGTATCAGGATTTGACCGAAGCCGAGGACTAG
- the LOC113716156 gene encoding uncharacterized protein, with amino-acid sequence MVVMESFSDDFYTQHTPVEETVLHVLAESCDSANVVQLILAGHGRLLMKLNKRGETALHLAARNGHLGIVRVLIDYAKSEAGHWYTPCSDRRKRMLRMASVAGNTALHEAIRNNFYYIAKLLVQEDPEFRYPHNYAVETPLYLAVEKGRHNIMVLILESCKTPSYLGPGHKTALHAAAIWNFPDSMKLILEKLPNLIKNVDKFGWTALHYAAKFNHQDIARLLLSAKCSAAYVVAKNDDSKTALHIADNEGNTPLHLYVATKNLDGNCLVNHPFVDDQLSERQILIKDELEQAGGTRGYRNVATVKKNLRVLARRTAT; translated from the exons ATGGTTGTAATGGAAAGCTTTTCAGACGACTTCTACACTCAACATACTCCAGTAGAAGAGACAGTCCTTCACGTATTAGCCGAGTCTTGTGACTCTGCAAATGTAGTCCAACTTATCCTTGCTGGGCATGGCCGTTTGCTTATGAAATTGAACAAACGGGGCGAGACTGCACTTCATTTGGCAGCAAGAAATGGGCATTTGGGCATCGTTCGAGTCCTAATTGACTATGCAAAATCGGAAGCAGGACACTGGTATACCCCATGTTCTGACAGGCGCAAGAGGATGCTGAGGATGGCTAGTGTGGCTGGAAATACAGCTTTACACGAGGCAATTAGGAACAACTTCTATTACATCGCCAAATTGTTAGTTCAAGAAGATCCTGAGTTTCGTTATCCCCACAATTATGCTGTGGAGACACCTCTGTATCTGGCAGTTGAGAAGGGACGCCATAATATTATGGTTCTAATTTTGGAGTCTTGCAAGACACCATCTTATCTTGGCCCCGGACACAAAACTGCCTTGCATGCTGCCGCAATTTGGAATTTTCCAG ATTCCATGAAGCTGATTTTGGAAAAGCTGCCTAATCTTATAAAAAATGTCGATAAATTTGGGTGGACTGCACTTCATTATGCTGCCAAATTTAATCATCAGGATATTGCAAGACTATTACTGTCTGCTAAGTGCTCTGCTGCCTATGTTGTTGCCAAGAATGATGACTCCAAGACTGCTCTACATATTGCG GATAATGAAGGAAACACTCCTCTCCACCTGTATGTTGCTACCAAAAACTTGGATGGGAATTGCCTTGTGAATCATCCTTTTGTGGATGATCAACTTTCAGAAAGACAG ATTTTAATCAAGGACGAGTTGGAGCAAGCAGGTGGCACTCGAGGGTACCGAAATGTTGCTACCGTAAAGAAGAACTTACGAGTATTGGCTAGAAGAACCGCTACATAA
- the LOC113716661 gene encoding protein ACCELERATED CELL DEATH 6-like: MDPELYAAAQSGNWVVMESFSDDFYTQHTPVEDTVLHVLAQSCDSANVVQLILAGHGRLLMKLNKRGETALHLAARKGHSGVVRALIDYAKSEAGRWFPPCFDRRKRMLRMASKAGNTALHEAVRNNFYDIAKLLVQEDPEVRYPHNYAVETPLYLAVEKGRHNIMVLILESCKTPSYLVPGHKTALHAAAIRNSPESMKLILEKLPNVIKNGDEFWWTALHYAAKFNYQEIARLLLSADRSTAYVAAKTDDSKTALHIAVIHGHVVLVQEILSHCPDCWVQITGKSQNMLHLAVKHEKREVLEFVLQNSWASDLINQKDNEGNTPLHLYVATKNLDGNCLVNYPFVDVNSFDNSNSTPLDKIVRDDQLSERQILIKYQLEQAGGTRGYRNVATVEKILRAFSSPDEVKRVEKLSKNYSIVATLIATVTFAAVFQVPGGYNSDGPHKGMAVLGKKAAFIAFVISDCLAMFASIVAVVGHIKLVRSKEYRFKLAAVRAIVVEVGLALGFMTAAFLYGLYAVLPHLTATILVCALLAWLGLDIFIHSRLLRSPTKFVSSLLGMALHMLHFFDRKRGQEMHSEADDVDTFALGLHKRYRQDLTEAED; encoded by the exons ATGGACCCCGAATTGTATGCAGCTGCACAGTCAGGTAATTGGGTTGTAATGGAAAGCTTTTCAGACGACTTCTACACTCAACATACTCCAGTAGAAGACACAGTCCTTCACGTATTAGCCCAGTCTTGTGACTCTGCAAATGTAGTCCAGCTTATCCTTGCTGGACATGGCCGTTTGCTTATGAAATTGAACAAACGGGGCGAGACTGCACTTCATTTGGCGGCAAGAAAGGGGCATTCAGGCGTCGTTCGAGCACTAATTGACTATGCAAAATCGGAAGCAGGACGCTGGTTCCCCCCATGTTTTGACAGGCGCAAGAGGATGCTGAGGATGGCTAGTAAGGCTGGAAACACAGCTTTACACGAGGCAGTTAGGAACAACTTCTATGACATCGCCAAATTGTTAGTTCAAGAAGATCCTGAGGTTCGTTATCCCCACAATTATGCTGTGGAGACACCTCTGTATCTGGCAGTTGAGAAGGGACGCCATAATATTATGGTTCTAATTTTGGAGTCTTGCAAGACACCATCTTATCTTGTCCCCGGACACAAAACTGCCTTGCATGCTGCCGCAATTCGGAATTCGCCAG AATCCATGAAGCTGATTTTGGAAAAGCTGCCTAATGTTATAAAGAATGGCGATGAATTTTGGTGGACTGCACTTCATTATGCTGCCAAATTTAATTATCAAGAAATTGCAAGACTATTACTGTCTGCTGATAGGTCTACTGCCTATGTTGCTGCCAAGACTGATGACTCCAAGACTGCTCTACATATTGCGGTAATTCATGGACATGTAGTTTTGGTGCAAGAGATTTTATCCCACTGCCCAGATTGTTGGGTTCAGATTACGGGTAAAAGTCAGAATATGCTTCACCTAGCTGTAAAGCATGAAAAAAGAGAAGTCTTGGAGTTTGTTTTACAGAATTCCTGGGCTTCTGATCTCATTAACCAAAAGGATAACGAAGGAAACACTCCTCTCCACCTGTATGTTGCTACCAAAAACTTAGATGGGAATTGCCTTGTGAATTATCCTTTTGTGGATGTCAATTCTTTTGACAATTCCAACTCCACGCCTCTAGACAAGATAGTACGGGATGATCAACTTTCAGAAAGACAG ATTTTAATCAAGTATCAGTTGGAGCAAGCAGGTGGCACTCGAGGGTATCGAAATGTTGCAACCGTAGAGAAGATCTTACGAGCATTCTCTAGTCCTGATGAAGTAAAAAGAGTCGAAAAATTGTCTAAGAATTATTCGATTGTGGCTACACTGATCGCAACAGTCACTTTTGCAGCTGTTTTTCAAGTTCCAGGTGGATACAACAGTGACGGTCCACACAAAGGCATGGCAGTTCTAGGCAAGAAAGCAGCTTTTATTGCATTTGTTATTTCAGATTGCTTGGCAATGTTTGCCTCCATAGTTGCAGTGGTTGGACATATCAAGCTCGTGCGGTCAAAAGAGTACAGGTTTAAGTTGGCTGCTGTCCGGGCAATTGTGGTAGAAGTTGGTTTGGCTCTGGGATTCATGACGGCGGCATTTCTCTACGGCTTGTACGcagtgctaccacatttgaCCGCCACGATTTTGGTGTGTGCTTTGCTTGCTTGGCTTGGCCTTGACATATTCATACATAGTCGGCTTCTACGCAGTCCTACCAAATTTGTGTCCTCGCTGCTTGGCATGGCGTTACATATGCTTCACTTTTTTGATAGAAAACGAGGACAAGAAATGCATAGCGAAGCTGATGATGTCGACACTTTCGCTCTAGGTCTACATAAACGATATCGTCAGGATTTGACCGAAGCCGAGGATTAG